One stretch of Comamonas testosteroni DNA includes these proteins:
- the msrB gene encoding peptide-methionine (R)-S-oxide reductase MsrB, whose amino-acid sequence MSFPVQKSDQEWQALLQDKGAEAAAFQVTRHAATERPFTGKYEQFWADGSYHCICCGNKLFDSHTKFDAGCGWPSFDQALPGAITNIVDRSHGMVRTETVCSNCGAHLGHVFPDGPTDTGLRYCMNSASLDFQNESQK is encoded by the coding sequence ATGAGCTTCCCTGTCCAGAAATCCGACCAAGAATGGCAAGCCCTGTTGCAGGACAAGGGCGCCGAAGCCGCGGCCTTCCAGGTCACGCGCCACGCTGCCACCGAGCGGCCTTTCACCGGCAAATACGAGCAGTTCTGGGCCGATGGCAGCTATCACTGCATCTGCTGCGGCAACAAGCTGTTCGACTCCCATACCAAGTTTGACGCCGGCTGCGGCTGGCCCAGCTTTGACCAGGCCCTGCCCGGCGCCATCACCAATATCGTGGACCGCAGCCACGGCATGGTACGCACCGAGACTGTGTGCAGCAACTGCGGAGCCCATCTGGGCCATGTCTTTCCCGACGGTCCCACCGACACTGGCCTGCGCTACTGCATGAACTCGGCCTCGCTGGATTTCCAGAACGAGTCTCAGAAATAA
- a CDS encoding septation protein A yields the protein MKLLIDFFPIILFFVAFKVWGIYTATAVAIAATVAQIAYLRLKTGKIEPMQWMSLGVIVLFGGATLLAHDDNFIKWKPTVLYWLMGGALLIGQLVFKKNLLRSVMGAQLQLPDAIWLKLNWAWTAFFAAMGGLNIWVAYNFDTDAWVNFKLFGGMGLMVVFVIAQAIYMSRYLPQDGVPNTAETKDKQP from the coding sequence ATGAAGCTGCTGATTGATTTCTTCCCCATCATCCTGTTTTTCGTGGCCTTCAAGGTCTGGGGCATTTACACCGCCACAGCCGTGGCCATTGCCGCCACCGTGGCGCAGATCGCCTATCTGCGCTTGAAGACCGGCAAGATCGAGCCCATGCAATGGATGAGCCTGGGCGTCATCGTACTGTTTGGCGGCGCCACTTTGCTGGCCCATGACGACAACTTCATCAAATGGAAACCCACGGTGCTGTACTGGCTCATGGGCGGCGCGCTGCTGATCGGCCAGTTGGTGTTCAAAAAGAACCTGCTGCGCTCCGTCATGGGCGCGCAACTGCAACTGCCCGACGCCATCTGGCTCAAGCTCAACTGGGCCTGGACTGCTTTCTTCGCCGCCATGGGCGGGCTCAACATCTGGGTAGCCTACAACTTCGACACCGATGCCTGGGTCAACTTCAAGCTGTTTGGCGGCATGGGACTGATGGTGGTGTTCGTGATTGCACAAGCCATCTACATGAGCCGCTACCTGCCCCAGGACGGCGTGCCCAACACGGCCGAAACCAAGGACAAGCAGCCATGA
- a CDS encoding ankyrin repeat domain-containing protein encodes MNQPVRAHGSASLTTRLTLALTALAAATLLTACQSRALANASAATPAAAAAKAGDLQMLGQQLLAAAAQGDAVTVRNLLADNAPVDVQDARGNTPLLLATAANHIEVARSLLMHGASPNIENQMQDSAYLLAGAQGRLEIVRMTISYGADLKSTNRYGGTALIPACERGHLETAQALIAAGVNVNHVNRLGWTCLMEAVVLGDGGPRHQAIIQALIDAKADLNLPDKDGVTALAHARQRGQQAVVQLLQAAGAR; translated from the coding sequence ATGAACCAGCCAGTCCGCGCCCATGGGAGCGCCTCGTTGACTACCCGATTGACGCTTGCATTGACGGCTCTGGCAGCAGCGACGCTGCTGACCGCCTGCCAGAGTAGGGCGTTGGCGAATGCTTCGGCTGCAACACCTGCCGCTGCGGCGGCAAAAGCCGGGGACCTGCAGATGCTGGGCCAGCAATTGCTGGCCGCTGCCGCGCAGGGCGATGCCGTGACGGTGCGCAATCTGCTGGCTGACAACGCGCCTGTCGACGTGCAGGATGCCCGGGGCAATACCCCCTTGCTGCTGGCCACGGCGGCCAACCATATCGAGGTAGCACGATCGCTGCTGATGCATGGTGCCAGCCCCAATATCGAGAACCAGATGCAGGACAGCGCTTATTTGCTGGCCGGCGCGCAGGGCCGGCTGGAGATTGTGCGCATGACGATTTCCTATGGCGCCGATCTCAAGAGCACCAACCGTTATGGGGGCACGGCCCTGATTCCAGCCTGCGAGCGCGGCCATCTGGAAACAGCCCAGGCACTGATCGCCGCCGGCGTGAATGTGAATCATGTCAACCGGCTGGGCTGGACCTGTCTGATGGAAGCCGTGGTGCTCGGCGATGGCGGGCCGCGCCATCAGGCCATCATCCAGGCCTTGATCGATGCCAAGGCCGATCTGAACCTGCCCGACAAGGATGGGGTGACGGCCCTGGCCCATGCACGCCAGCGCGGGCAGCAGGCCGTGGTGCAGCTGCTGCAGGCGGCGGGCGCCAGGTAA
- a CDS encoding thiazole synthase: MNTKTTDDALVLYGQRFESRLLLGTSRYPSPAILEAAVERSRPAMVTASLRRQGSNAAETGASFWELLRKLNVPVLPNTAGCMTIQEAVTTAQMAREVFDTPWIKLELIGDDYTLQPDTLNLVEAASILIKDGFQVLPYTTYDLVLCQKLVDVGCQAVMPWAAPIGTGRGPVNPYAMQMLRERLKVPLIVDAGLGRPSHACTVMEWGYDAVLLNTAVALSEDPVAMAGAFSDAVNAGHAAWRAGAMAEQNAAQPSTPVLGTPFWHQE; this comes from the coding sequence ATGAATACCAAAACTACCGACGACGCGCTGGTTCTCTACGGCCAGCGTTTTGAAAGCCGCTTGCTGCTGGGCACCTCGCGCTACCCCTCGCCGGCGATTCTCGAAGCCGCTGTAGAACGCTCCAGGCCCGCCATGGTCACGGCCTCGCTGCGCCGCCAGGGCAGCAATGCTGCCGAGACAGGTGCCAGCTTCTGGGAGCTGCTGCGCAAGCTCAACGTGCCCGTGCTGCCCAACACGGCAGGCTGCATGACCATCCAGGAGGCCGTGACCACGGCCCAGATGGCGCGTGAAGTCTTCGACACGCCCTGGATCAAGCTGGAGCTGATCGGTGACGACTACACGCTGCAGCCCGACACGCTCAATCTGGTGGAAGCCGCCTCCATCCTCATCAAGGACGGCTTCCAGGTCCTGCCCTATACCACCTACGACCTGGTGCTGTGCCAAAAGCTCGTCGATGTGGGCTGTCAGGCCGTCATGCCCTGGGCTGCGCCCATAGGCACCGGCCGCGGCCCCGTCAATCCCTATGCCATGCAGATGCTGCGCGAGCGCCTGAAGGTGCCGCTGATCGTCGATGCCGGCCTGGGCCGCCCCTCCCACGCCTGCACCGTGATGGAATGGGGCTATGACGCCGTGCTGCTGAACACCGCCGTGGCCCTGTCCGAAGACCCCGTGGCCATGGCCGGCGCATTCTCCGATGCCGTCAATGCCGGTCACGCCGCCTGGCGCGCAGGCGCCATGGCAGAGCAAAATGCCGCCCAGCCCAGCACCCCCGTGCTGGGCACCCCTTTCTGGCATCAGGAATAA
- a CDS encoding FAD-dependent oxidoreductase: MSLLQASSKIAILGGGLMGRLLSLALAQRGHAVDLYDAHGPLGDGAAARVAAAMLAPLAESAITEPGVVRMGQHGLKRWPELIAQLEQHVFLQQNGTLILWHRQDQGDAARFFGLLEKNRRINPSLPAMQEKTGAALQDCEPALQGRFNQAVYLPGEGQLDNRQLLTALVDKLTALGVKLHWDSPREISDFRPGEAGQPDFVFDCRGLGARTQWKQLRGIRGEVVRIHAPEVTLQRPTRLIHPRYPIYIAPKEDHLFVIGATEIESDDMSPASVRSTLELLSAAYTVHSGFAEGRIVEIATQCRPTLPDNLPAVRLLTPRVMEVNGLYRHGFMISPAMLDVVLELLDHNDSPLAREFDVAVHRG, translated from the coding sequence ATGTCATTGCTACAAGCTTCTTCAAAGATCGCAATTCTCGGCGGCGGCCTCATGGGCCGTCTGCTGTCGCTGGCCCTGGCCCAGCGCGGTCATGCCGTCGACCTCTATGACGCCCACGGCCCGCTAGGCGATGGCGCAGCCGCGCGCGTGGCGGCCGCCATGCTGGCTCCGCTGGCCGAGTCGGCCATTACCGAGCCCGGCGTGGTGCGCATGGGCCAGCATGGGCTCAAGCGCTGGCCCGAGCTGATAGCCCAGCTTGAGCAGCACGTGTTCCTGCAGCAAAACGGCACGCTGATTCTCTGGCACCGTCAGGACCAGGGCGACGCGGCGCGCTTTTTCGGCCTGCTGGAGAAAAACCGGCGCATCAACCCCAGCCTGCCGGCCATGCAGGAGAAGACTGGCGCGGCACTGCAGGACTGCGAGCCCGCGCTGCAGGGACGCTTCAACCAGGCCGTCTATCTGCCCGGCGAAGGCCAGCTGGACAACCGCCAGCTGCTGACGGCGCTGGTCGACAAGCTCACCGCGCTGGGTGTGAAGCTGCACTGGGACAGCCCACGCGAAATCAGCGACTTCCGCCCCGGCGAGGCTGGCCAGCCGGACTTCGTGTTCGACTGCCGGGGCCTGGGGGCCCGCACCCAGTGGAAGCAGCTGCGCGGCATTCGCGGCGAGGTGGTGCGCATCCATGCGCCCGAAGTTACGCTGCAGCGGCCCACACGCCTGATCCATCCACGCTACCCCATCTATATCGCGCCCAAGGAAGATCATCTGTTCGTGATTGGCGCGACCGAAATCGAGTCCGACGATATGTCGCCAGCCAGCGTGCGCTCCACGCTGGAGCTGCTGAGCGCGGCCTATACCGTTCACTCCGGCTTTGCCGAAGGCCGCATTGTGGAGATCGCCACCCAGTGCCGCCCCACCCTGCCCGATAATCTGCCCGCCGTGCGTCTGCTGACTCCACGTGTCATGGAAGTCAACGGCCTCTACCGTCACGGCTTCATGATCTCGCCCGCCATGCTGGACGTGGTGCTGGAGCTGCTGGACCACAATGACTCGCCACTGGCGCGCGAGTTCGATGTCGCCGTGCATCGTGGCTGA
- a CDS encoding sigma-70 family RNA polymerase sigma factor: MLAPPLAQAQPADEALMRSYAAGQATAFETLYARHSLRMWRYFYRNTGDAALADDLAQDLWFAVVDSACRYEVRSKFTTWLFTMAHHRLVDHWRRQRPGTSLSADTQESMRLAESLFAASGFEPEQQLDRQLMAQAILAALARLPAEQRECFLLQVEADLTVAEIAQTTGVAEETAKSRLRYARAKLRAALEELA, translated from the coding sequence ATGCTTGCACCGCCGCTTGCCCAAGCCCAACCCGCCGATGAAGCCCTGATGCGCAGCTATGCTGCAGGGCAGGCCACGGCTTTCGAGACGCTTTATGCCCGGCACAGCCTGCGTATGTGGCGCTATTTCTACCGCAATACGGGCGATGCGGCGCTGGCCGACGATCTGGCGCAAGACCTCTGGTTTGCTGTGGTGGACAGCGCCTGCCGCTATGAGGTGCGCAGCAAGTTCACGACCTGGCTGTTCACCATGGCGCATCACCGACTCGTCGACCATTGGCGCAGGCAGCGGCCGGGCACCAGCCTGTCGGCAGACACGCAAGAGTCCATGCGGCTGGCCGAAAGCCTGTTTGCAGCCTCGGGCTTCGAGCCCGAGCAGCAGCTCGATCGCCAGCTCATGGCTCAGGCCATTCTGGCTGCGCTGGCCCGGCTCCCGGCCGAGCAGCGCGAGTGTTTTCTGCTGCAGGTCGAGGCTGATCTGACGGTGGCTGAAATTGCCCAGACCACCGGCGTTGCCGAGGAAACGGCCAAAAGCCGCTTGCGCTATGCGCGCGCCAAACTGCGCGCCGCGCTGGAGGAACTGGCATGA
- a CDS encoding purine-cytosine permease family protein, which produces MNSSSSTSANRALAPVTGQERVFAWRDHASLWFSLGVGLLVMQMGAYLLPALSPLHALVAIGIGSLIGAGLLGWVGKLGCDSGLSSAGLMHCVYGRHFARLPIVLNIIQLLGWGSFELVVMRDATVALGKQGGTMGAAYWPWLATLLWGGVILLLMSGSMTTLVRRIISRVALPLVIASLLWLSWQFLKMAGTTGLGTLLAREGAGGMSMLGAVDLVIAMPISWLPLVADYARHGKSGKSALTGAWTGFALANIWCYSLGVLVALTLPSEDLVTALLLAQGGLIALSLILIDEVDNAYGDAYSGAMSAHSLLPGWSIRRWGLLIASLCTALAMVLPMHSLEPFLLLLSSCFVPLFGVMLGRLAFGTDAVELMQKAPAVRWDAVAIWVLGIAFYHLLPYVSAALGSALPTLALTFVVAVATRQLQPRSVAA; this is translated from the coding sequence ATGAATTCATCTTCTTCCACATCGGCCAATCGGGCCCTGGCCCCGGTGACGGGGCAGGAGCGCGTCTTTGCCTGGCGCGACCATGCCTCGCTGTGGTTCAGTCTGGGCGTGGGCCTGCTGGTCATGCAGATGGGCGCCTATCTGCTGCCCGCGCTCAGCCCGCTGCATGCGCTGGTTGCTATCGGCATCGGCTCCCTGATCGGCGCCGGCCTGCTGGGCTGGGTGGGCAAGCTGGGCTGCGACAGCGGCCTGTCCAGCGCCGGACTGATGCACTGCGTCTACGGCCGCCACTTCGCACGGCTGCCTATCGTGCTCAACATCATCCAGTTGCTGGGCTGGGGCAGTTTCGAGCTGGTGGTGATGCGTGACGCCACCGTGGCGCTGGGCAAACAAGGCGGCACCATGGGCGCTGCCTACTGGCCCTGGCTGGCCACGCTGCTCTGGGGCGGCGTGATCCTGCTGCTGATGAGCGGCTCCATGACCACCCTGGTGCGCCGCATCATCTCGCGCGTGGCCTTGCCGCTGGTGATTGCCTCGCTGCTGTGGCTGAGCTGGCAATTCCTGAAAATGGCTGGCACCACCGGCCTCGGGACCTTGCTGGCCCGCGAGGGTGCCGGCGGCATGAGCATGCTCGGCGCCGTCGATCTGGTGATCGCCATGCCCATCAGCTGGCTGCCGCTGGTGGCCGACTATGCGCGCCACGGCAAGAGCGGCAAGTCCGCGCTGACGGGTGCCTGGACCGGCTTTGCCCTGGCCAATATCTGGTGCTACTCCCTGGGCGTGCTGGTGGCCCTGACCCTGCCCAGCGAAGACCTGGTCACGGCCCTGCTGCTGGCCCAGGGCGGACTGATCGCCCTGTCGCTGATTCTGATCGACGAGGTGGACAACGCCTATGGCGATGCCTACTCGGGTGCCATGTCGGCCCACAGCCTGCTACCGGGCTGGAGTATTCGCCGCTGGGGCCTGCTGATCGCATCCCTGTGCACGGCGCTGGCCATGGTGCTGCCCATGCACAGCCTGGAGCCGTTTCTGCTGTTGCTCAGCTCCTGCTTTGTGCCGCTGTTCGGCGTGATGCTCGGTCGCCTGGCCTTTGGCACCGATGCCGTGGAGCTGATGCAAAAAGCGCCCGCCGTGCGCTGGGATGCTGTGGCCATCTGGGTGCTGGGCATTGCCTTCTATCACCTGCTGCCCTATGTCAGCGCGGCCCTGGGCTCGGCCCTGCCCACGCTGGCGCTGACCTTTGTGGTGGCCGTCGCCACACGCCAGCTGCAGCCGCGCTCCGTTGCCGCCTGA
- a CDS encoding SH3 domain-containing protein, producing the protein MPCNRWIRTAATSSLIALGALTAGLLPALAQAQEFVSIKGKTVNVREQPNTRSATLWELSKGYPLQVTQRKGQWLRVKDYESTLGWVHAPLTSKSPHMVVTARTANLRSGPGQKHNRVGKLEQHEVLQTLKKQGSWAQVQRSNGQSGWVAKNLVWGW; encoded by the coding sequence GTGCCTTGTAACCGCTGGATCCGCACCGCCGCCACTTCAAGCCTGATCGCGCTGGGCGCGCTCACCGCCGGCCTGCTGCCGGCCCTCGCACAAGCCCAGGAATTTGTCAGCATCAAGGGCAAGACCGTGAATGTGCGCGAGCAGCCCAACACCCGCTCCGCGACCCTCTGGGAACTGAGCAAGGGCTACCCGCTGCAAGTCACCCAGCGCAAGGGCCAGTGGCTGCGCGTCAAGGACTATGAGTCCACGCTGGGCTGGGTCCACGCCCCGCTGACCAGCAAGAGCCCGCATATGGTGGTGACGGCGCGCACGGCCAATCTGCGCTCCGGCCCTGGCCAGAAGCACAACCGGGTAGGCAAGCTGGAGCAGCATGAGGTGCTGCAGACGCTGAAAAAGCAAGGCAGCTGGGCCCAGGTCCAGCGCAGCAACGGCCAGAGCGGCTGGGTGGCCAAGAATCTGGTCTGGGGCTGGTAA
- a CDS encoding BolA family protein: MSMTISAQAMDAALRQRLAPTRLEVIDESYQHAGHAGANDSGVGTHFRVRIAGPAFDGKTRVARHRLVYDALQDFIDQGVHAIAIEVL, encoded by the coding sequence ATGAGCATGACCATCAGCGCCCAGGCAATGGACGCAGCCCTGCGCCAGCGTCTGGCCCCGACCCGACTCGAAGTCATCGACGAGAGCTATCAGCATGCCGGTCATGCCGGTGCCAACGACAGCGGTGTGGGCACGCATTTTCGCGTGCGCATCGCTGGCCCGGCCTTTGATGGAAAAACCCGCGTGGCACGCCACCGGCTTGTGTATGATGCACTGCAAGACTTCATTGACCAGGGTGTTCATGCCATCGCCATTGAAGTACTTTGA
- a CDS encoding peptidylprolyl isomerase, which produces MKQKQLARIVAAAVLGAAALSASAQNVAIVNGKAVPMARVNALKTQIEASGQPVVPEMEKMIKDEVIAREIFMQEANRRGLAGSEAYKQQMEMARQTVLIRALFDDFRKKNPVTDAEAKAEYDKFVAANGGKEYKASHILVESEDRAKAIIAEVKAGKKFEDIAKKESKDPGSGARGGDLDWANPNNYVPEFTEALVKLKKGEMTDAPVKSQFGWHIIRMDDERQAEMPKFEDVKPQIMQQLQQQKEQQFQDQLRKSAKIQ; this is translated from the coding sequence ATGAAACAAAAGCAACTGGCCCGCATCGTGGCCGCCGCTGTTCTGGGCGCTGCCGCCCTGTCCGCCTCGGCCCAGAATGTGGCCATCGTCAATGGCAAGGCCGTTCCCATGGCCCGTGTCAATGCCCTGAAGACCCAGATCGAAGCCAGCGGCCAGCCCGTTGTGCCCGAGATGGAAAAGATGATCAAGGATGAAGTCATTGCGCGTGAAATCTTCATGCAGGAAGCCAACCGCCGCGGTCTGGCCGGCTCCGAAGCCTACAAGCAGCAGATGGAAATGGCACGCCAGACCGTGCTGATCCGCGCGCTGTTTGACGACTTCCGCAAGAAGAACCCCGTGACCGATGCCGAAGCCAAGGCCGAATACGACAAGTTCGTCGCAGCCAATGGCGGCAAGGAATACAAGGCCAGCCACATCCTGGTGGAATCCGAAGACCGCGCCAAGGCCATCATTGCCGAAGTGAAGGCCGGCAAGAAGTTTGAAGACATCGCCAAGAAGGAATCCAAGGATCCTGGATCGGGAGCCCGTGGCGGCGATCTGGATTGGGCCAACCCCAACAACTACGTACCCGAGTTCACCGAAGCCCTGGTCAAGCTCAAGAAGGGCGAGATGACCGACGCGCCCGTCAAGAGCCAGTTCGGCTGGCACATCATCCGAATGGATGACGAGCGTCAGGCCGAAATGCCCAAGTTCGAAGATGTCAAACCACAGATCATGCAGCAGCTGCAGCAGCAAAAAGAGCAGCAGTTCCAGGATCAGCTGCGCAAAAGCGCAAAAATCCAGTAA
- the thiD gene encoding bifunctional hydroxymethylpyrimidine kinase/phosphomethylpyrimidine kinase has protein sequence MTVIASSSIPGAAKKRYARVLSIAGSDSGGGAGIQADLKTCAALGCYGMTAITAITVQNTLGVTGIHGIPLDTVRGQIDAVVQDIGVDAVKIGMLATPDVVSVVADAIRRHGIRNVVLDPVMVATSGDRLIVPETAQALVQELFPLATVITPNLDEAALLLGRNIDGIGALDAAVADLLAMGAPAVLLKGGHLSGDLVMDVLGRQGRQAGDYLRLQSQRIVTHNGHGTGCTLSSAIASFLAQGLELEAAVTEARRYILGAIEAGAEVYTGQGHGPLNHGYAPRAQLIVEG, from the coding sequence ATGACTGTGATTGCTTCATCCTCCATCCCCGGCGCCGCAAAAAAGCGCTATGCACGCGTGCTCTCCATCGCCGGCTCGGACAGCGGCGGTGGCGCCGGCATCCAGGCCGACCTCAAGACCTGCGCGGCTCTGGGCTGCTACGGCATGACGGCAATCACGGCCATCACCGTGCAGAACACGCTGGGTGTGACGGGCATTCATGGCATTCCGCTGGATACCGTGCGCGGCCAGATCGATGCCGTTGTGCAGGACATAGGCGTCGATGCCGTCAAGATCGGCATGCTGGCAACCCCCGATGTGGTGAGTGTGGTGGCGGATGCGATTCGTCGCCACGGGATCAGGAACGTGGTGCTGGACCCCGTGATGGTGGCCACCAGCGGCGATCGCCTGATCGTTCCCGAGACGGCTCAGGCACTGGTCCAGGAGCTGTTCCCTCTGGCGACGGTGATTACCCCCAATCTGGATGAAGCAGCTTTGCTGCTGGGTCGCAACATCGACGGCATTGGAGCGCTGGATGCGGCCGTGGCCGATCTGCTGGCCATGGGGGCGCCGGCGGTGTTGCTCAAGGGTGGGCATCTGAGCGGCGATCTGGTCATGGATGTGCTGGGCCGGCAAGGCCGGCAGGCAGGCGACTATCTGCGCCTGCAGTCGCAGCGCATCGTCACCCATAACGGCCATGGCACTGGCTGCACGCTGTCGTCGGCGATTGCATCTTTCCTGGCCCAGGGGCTGGAGCTGGAGGCCGCAGTGACCGAGGCGCGCCGCTATATTCTGGGCGCCATCGAGGCGGGAGCCGAGGTCTATACGGGCCAGGGCCACGGCCCCCTCAATCATGGCTATGCGCCGCGTGCACAGCTGATCGTCGAAGGCTGA
- the thiS gene encoding sulfur carrier protein ThiS, producing the protein MKITLNQQATELPAHATVADALAQMQARPPFAVAVNTVFVPKTQYADHALNEGDRMEVISPVTGG; encoded by the coding sequence ATGAAGATCACTCTCAACCAGCAAGCCACCGAGCTGCCAGCCCATGCCACCGTGGCCGATGCGCTGGCGCAGATGCAGGCCAGGCCCCCGTTTGCCGTGGCGGTCAACACGGTGTTCGTGCCCAAGACGCAGTACGCCGACCATGCGCTCAATGAGGGCGACAGGATGGAAGTCATCTCTCCGGTGACAGGCGGCTAG
- the thiE gene encoding thiamine phosphate synthase, producing the protein MDSAEIKALAQAIIHQHSANFGAQLHHDANSVELTPQPVPPALRGEPAYLAALQACSLLGFIAVDAETLAQAWQCQSERNNHFDATHWPDDPRDFGLGKADPAQAFAHCPRELGLYGVLPTAEWVGRMARAGVPTVQLRFKSDDKAAIAREVKAAVEAVKGTHARLFINDHWQAALDAGAYGIHVGQEDLDVIGQRDLETIRSSGTRLGVSTHGYAEMVRAHAVQPSYIALGAVFPTTLKKMATAPQGLARLAAYVRLMQQYPLVAIGGISEDLFPAVRATGVGSVAVVRALVNAPDPEAAAQHLLQHMQAAA; encoded by the coding sequence ATGGACTCCGCAGAAATCAAGGCCCTGGCGCAAGCCATCATCCACCAGCACAGTGCCAACTTTGGTGCCCAGCTCCACCATGATGCCAACTCGGTCGAGCTGACTCCCCAGCCCGTTCCACCCGCGCTGCGTGGCGAGCCCGCCTATCTGGCCGCACTGCAGGCCTGCAGCCTGCTGGGCTTTATTGCCGTGGATGCGGAGACACTGGCCCAGGCCTGGCAGTGCCAGAGCGAGCGCAACAATCATTTCGATGCCACCCACTGGCCCGACGACCCACGCGACTTCGGCCTCGGCAAGGCCGACCCGGCCCAGGCCTTTGCCCATTGCCCGCGCGAGCTGGGCCTGTATGGCGTGCTGCCCACGGCCGAATGGGTGGGCCGCATGGCCCGCGCGGGCGTGCCCACGGTGCAGCTGCGCTTCAAGTCCGACGACAAGGCTGCCATTGCCCGTGAAGTCAAAGCGGCTGTTGAAGCCGTCAAGGGCACACATGCACGTCTATTCATCAACGACCACTGGCAGGCCGCGCTGGACGCAGGCGCCTACGGCATTCATGTGGGCCAGGAAGATCTGGACGTGATCGGCCAGCGCGATCTGGAGACCATCCGCAGCTCGGGCACGCGCTTGGGCGTGTCCACCCATGGCTATGCCGAAATGGTGCGCGCCCATGCGGTCCAGCCCAGCTATATCGCCCTGGGAGCGGTGTTCCCCACCACGCTCAAGAAGATGGCGACGGCCCCGCAAGGTCTGGCGCGTCTGGCGGCCTATGTGCGCCTGATGCAGCAGTACCCGCTGGTGGCGATTGGCGGTATTTCCGAAGACCTGTTCCCCGCCGTGCGCGCCACGGGCGTGGGCTCGGTCGCCGTGGTGCGCGCCCTGGTCAACGCCCCCGATCCGGAAGCCGCTGCCCAGCATCTGCTGCAACACATGCAGGCTGCAGCCTGA